A section of the Tenrec ecaudatus isolate mTenEca1 chromosome 10, mTenEca1.hap1, whole genome shotgun sequence genome encodes:
- the DOLK gene encoding dolichol kinase produces the protein MARDKVPATPGAGAPVSGSVLAEAAVVFGMVLSIHATVWDRYSWCAVALAVQAFYVQYKWDRLLQQGSAVFQFRMSGNSGLLPASMVMPLLGLVMKERCLAAGNAHFERFGIVVAATGMALALFSSVLALGITRPVPTNTCVISGLAGGVIVYVMKHSLSVGEVIEVLEILLIFVYLNMILLYLLPRCFTPGEALLVLGGISFLLSQLIKSSLIVVENQGDPVDSLLLVAVVGMVLMGVFFSTLFAFMDSGTWASSIFFHLMTCVLALGVALPWLHRLIRRNPVLWLLQFLFRTDTRIYLLAYWFLLATVACLVVLYQNAKRSSSESKKHQAPTVTRKYFHFIAVATYIPGIIFDRPLLYVAATVCLAVFIFLEYVRYFRIKPLGHPLRSLLSLFLDERDSGPLILTHIYLLLGMSLPIWLIPRPCNQKGSLGGARALVPYAGVLAVGVGDTVASIFGSTMGEIRWPGTKKTFEGTMTSIFAQIISVALILIFDSGVDLNYSYAWILGSISTVSLLEAYTTQIDNLLLPLYLLILLMA, from the coding sequence ATGGCCCGAGATAAGGTCCCCGCGACCCCGGGGGCGGGCGCTCCGGTGAGCGGGTCGGTGCTGGCGGAGGCGGCAGTGGTGTTCGGCATGGTGCTGAGCATTCACGCGACCGTGTGGGACCGCTACTCGTGGTGCGCCGTGGCGCTCGCAGTGCAGGCGTTCTATGTGCAGTACAAATGGGACCGGCTGCTGCAGCAGGGCAGCGCCGTCTTCCAGTTCCGAATGTCCGGCAACAGCGGCCTGCTGCCGGCCTCCATGGTCATGCCTTTGCTCGGCCTCGTCATGAAGGAGCGCTGCCTGGCCGCAGGGAACGCCCACTTCGAACGCTTTGGCATTGTGGTGGCGGCCACCGGCATGGCATTGGCCCTCTTCTCATCAGTGTTGGCACTGGGCATCACTCGCCCGGTGCCCACCAACACTTGTGTCATCTCGGGCTTGGCTGGAGGCGTCATCGTGTACGTTATGAAGCACTCGCTGAGTGTGGGTGAAGTGATTGAGGTTCTGGAAATCCTGCTGATCTTCGTGTACCTCAACATGATCCTGCTATACCTCCTGCCCCGCTGCTTTACCCCGGGAGAGGCGCTGCTGGTATTGGGCGGCATCAGTTTCCTGCTCAGCCAGCTCATCAAGTCCTCCCTGATTGTAGTGGAAAACCAAGGGGACCCGGTGGACTCCTTGCTGCTGGTGGCCGTGGTGGGGATGGTGCTCATGGGCGTCTTCTTCAGCACCCTGTTTGCTTTCATGGACTCGGGCACCTGGGCCTCCTCCATCTTCTTCCACCTCATGACCTGTGTGCTGGCCCTCGGGGTGGCCCTGCCCTGGCTACACCGACTCATCCGCAGGAACCCCGTGCTCTGGCTACTTCAGTTCCTCTTCCGGACGGACACCCGCATCTACCTTCTGGCCTACTGGTTTCTCCTGGCTACCGTGGCCTGCCTGGTGGTGCTGTACCAGAATGCTAAGCGGTCGTCTTCTGAGTCCAAGAAGCACCAGGCCCCCACTGTCACCCGGAAGTATTTCCATTTCATCGCGGTGGCCACCTACATCCCAGGGATCATCTTTGACCGGCCACTGCTCTATGTGGCCGCTACCGTCTGCCTAGCGGTATTCATATTCCTAGAGTATGTGCGCTATTTCCGAATCAAGCCCCTGGGCCACCCTCTGCGGAGCCTCCTGTCCCTCTTCCTGGATGAACGAGACAGCGGACCACTCATCCTGACCCATATCTACCTGCTCCTGGGCATGTCTCTTCCCATCTGGCTGATCCCCAGGCCCTGTAATCAGAAGGGTAGTCTGGGAGGAGCACGGGCCCTGGTCCCTTATGCTGGCGTCCTGGCCGTGGGTGTAGGCGACACTGTGGCCTCCATCTTTGGCAGCACCATGGGAGAGATCCGCTGGCCTGGAACCAAAAAGACTTTTGAGGGGACCATGACGTCTATATTTGCCCAGATCATTTCTGTTGCTCTTATCTTAATCTTTGACAGTGGAGTGGACCTAAATTACAGCTACGCTTGGATTTTGGGGTCCATCAGCACTGTGTCCCTTCTGGAAGCATACACTACGCAGATAGACAATCTCCTTTTGCCTCTCTACCTCCTGATATTGCTGATGGCTTAG